A stretch of the Camarhynchus parvulus chromosome 4, STF_HiC, whole genome shotgun sequence genome encodes the following:
- the RHOH gene encoding rho-related GTP-binding protein RhoH — protein sequence MLDSVKCVLVGDSAVGKTSLLVRFTSETFPDDYRPTVYENTGVDVFMDGVQISLGLWDTSGSDAFKGIRPLSYQQADVVLMCYSVANHNSFLNLRNKWISEIRSHLPRIPVLVVATQTDQRDMGPYSSSCISPIDGKRLAQDVRAKGYLECSALSNRGVQQVFEYAVRTAVNQAKRQNRRKLFSINECKIF from the coding sequence ATGTTGGATTCAGTCAAGTGTGTTCTGGTGGGAGACTCTGCCGTTGGGAAAACATCTCTCCTGGTACGTTTCACCTCTGAGACTTTCCCAGATGACTACAGACCAACTGTATATGAAAATACCGGAGTGGACGTCTTCATGGATGGCGTACAGATCAGCTTAGGTCTTTGGGACACATCTGGCAGCGATGCCTTTAAAGGCATTCGCCCCCTCTCCTACCAACAGGCAGATGTGGTATTAATGTGCTACTCAGTGGCAAACCATAATTCCTTTCTGAACCTGAGGAACAAATGGATCAGCGAGATCCGCAGCCATTTGCCCCGCATCCCCGTTTTGGTGGTGGCCACTCAGACTGACCAGCGAGACATGGGTCCCTACAGCTCCTCCTGCATCAGCCCTATAGACGGAAAGCGGCTCGCCCAGGATGTGCGAGCCAAGGGCTATTTGGAGTGCTCTGCCCTCAGCAACAGAGGCGTGCAGCAGGTGTTTGAGTATGCTGTGAGGACAGCGGTCAATCAAGCCAAAAGGCAGAACAGGCGGAAGCTCTTCTCCATTAATGAGTGCAAGATCTTTTGA